In one Sphingobacterium daejeonense genomic region, the following are encoded:
- a CDS encoding NUDIX hydrolase: protein MAQIYKIYMNQSLLILADYTPHIKEKAQTIGLQDIDLEKLFNDSAHTTDKTVYLYIHPNIRKVFKKILSTTKIIKAAGGLVTNGNGEYLFIHRLGKWDLPKGKVEEGEKMKDAAVREVEEECGIEIDYLGKKIATTYHTYYMRNRFVLKQTKWYQMGVNKIPKLTPQLEEDIDQAEWLKASELKKVKENTYPLISEIVATIKN, encoded by the coding sequence ATGGCACAAATTTATAAAATTTATATGAACCAATCTCTGTTAATTTTGGCAGATTACACCCCTCATATTAAAGAAAAAGCTCAAACAATTGGTTTACAAGACATTGATTTGGAAAAACTTTTTAACGATTCCGCACATACAACTGATAAAACCGTGTACCTATACATACATCCCAATATCAGAAAAGTTTTCAAAAAAATATTATCAACAACAAAGATTATAAAAGCAGCAGGTGGATTAGTAACAAATGGCAATGGTGAATACCTGTTTATTCATCGGTTAGGAAAGTGGGACCTCCCTAAAGGAAAAGTCGAAGAAGGCGAAAAAATGAAAGATGCTGCAGTGAGAGAAGTGGAAGAAGAATGTGGAATAGAGATAGATTACCTAGGAAAAAAAATAGCGACAACTTATCATACCTATTACATGAGAAACAGATTTGTCCTCAAACAAACAAAATGGTATCAAATGGGTGTCAATAAAATTCCAAAACTAACTCCGCAATTAGAAGAAGATATTGATCAGGCAGAATGGTTAAAAGCTTCAGAACTAAAAAAAGTAAAAGAAAATACCTATCCACTAATTTCGGAAATCGTTGCAACGATAAAAAATTAA
- a CDS encoding gluconate 2-dehydrogenase subunit 3 family protein: MQCQKTYGNAFIKCKKDQQIAMIDEIAYPQKAKPEMAYGVAFFSMMRDLTSTGFFTSEMGVKDIGYKGNTPGVWNGVPADVLAAHGFDPNKFFG; the protein is encoded by the coding sequence GTGCAATGCCAGAAAACTTATGGAAATGCCTTCATCAAATGCAAAAAAGATCAACAGATAGCGATGATTGATGAAATAGCTTACCCTCAAAAAGCAAAGCCAGAAATGGCTTATGGTGTTGCGTTTTTCTCAATGATGCGTGATTTGACATCAACGGGATTTTTTACCAGTGAGATGGGCGTAAAAGATATTGGTTATAAAGGAAATACTCCTGGGGTATGGAATGGTGTGCCAGCTGATGTATTGGCAGCACATGGATTTGACCCGAATAAGTTTTTCGGATAA
- a CDS encoding exonuclease domain-containing protein, which produces MPIPAESSMFHGIYDEDVKDLPTFRERAQEIADFIADADLAGYNSNKFDVPMLMEEFLRAGVDFSLDGRSFVDVQNIFHQMEQRTLKAAYKFYCNESLDNAHTAEADVKATYEVLKAQLAKYENVEYEDKHGVVSKPVVNDVEALHAFTNLSKPVDFAGRLVFDADGDPSINFGKHKGKKVVDVFEVEPSYYSWMQNGDFPLYTKKVLEGIWNDHKNKKKEARTNNPVQSSNPVKEVNRPVKKSEPSKPITDDMLKGLQDKFKK; this is translated from the coding sequence ATGCCTATTCCTGCAGAATCATCGATGTTCCATGGGATTTATGACGAGGATGTTAAAGATCTTCCGACTTTTCGTGAACGTGCTCAGGAGATTGCAGACTTCATTGCCGATGCTGATTTGGCAGGATATAATTCCAATAAATTTGATGTACCCATGTTGATGGAAGAATTCCTGAGAGCTGGTGTAGACTTCAGCCTTGATGGCCGTTCTTTTGTTGATGTGCAGAATATATTCCATCAAATGGAACAAAGGACTCTTAAAGCTGCATATAAGTTTTATTGCAATGAAAGCTTGGATAACGCCCATACAGCTGAAGCCGATGTAAAAGCTACTTATGAAGTTCTTAAAGCCCAGTTAGCAAAGTACGAAAATGTAGAATATGAGGATAAGCATGGTGTGGTATCAAAACCAGTAGTAAACGATGTCGAAGCATTACATGCTTTCACTAACCTTAGTAAACCAGTGGATTTTGCTGGTCGTTTGGTTTTCGATGCTGATGGCGATCCATCAATAAACTTTGGAAAACATAAAGGCAAGAAAGTTGTAGATGTATTTGAAGTTGAACCTAGTTACTATTCATGGATGCAGAATGGCGATTTTCCATTGTATACCAAGAAAGTATTAGAGGGAATTTGGAACGACCATAAAAATAAAAAGAAAGAAGCAAGGACAAACAACCCGGTACAATCGTCTAATCCTGTAAAGGAGGTCAATAGACCGGTTAAGAAATCTGAGCCAAGTAAACCCATAACAGATGATATGTTGAAGGGATTACAGGATAAATTTAAAAAATAA
- a CDS encoding GMC family oxidoreductase N-terminal domain-containing protein: MSVFEIKENPEVFDAIVVGSGAGGGMAGYILANAGLKVLMLEAGPFFDPAKDAMQLRWPWESPRRGAGVTRPFGDFDAAYGGWQLDGEPYSKVDGTEFEWFRARMLGGRTNHWGRISLRMGPDDFKPTDGVTDAWPITYEEVKPFYDRVDRMIGIYGTVEGIHNEPDGIFMKPPKPRLNELYITKGARKAGVPVIPGRGAVLTESSPEIKGRGTCFYCGQCGRSCKVYGDFSSSSCLVMPAMKTGNLKVIDNAMVREVLTNDEGLAIGVSYVNTKDLQEYSVKGKKVILGASACESARLLLNSKSKAHPGGIGNSSGLVGKYLHDSTGASLGGFLPQLLDRKRYNEDGAGSVHILFTMVGRPQQIKFP; the protein is encoded by the coding sequence ATGAGTGTTTTTGAAATAAAAGAAAACCCTGAAGTTTTTGATGCCATTGTTGTGGGATCTGGCGCTGGCGGGGGTATGGCAGGTTACATATTGGCTAACGCTGGTCTTAAAGTTTTAATGCTTGAGGCGGGTCCATTTTTTGATCCGGCGAAGGATGCCATGCAACTACGCTGGCCTTGGGAATCGCCACGAAGAGGAGCCGGGGTAACCCGTCCATTCGGGGATTTTGATGCTGCCTACGGCGGATGGCAATTAGATGGAGAGCCATATAGCAAGGTAGATGGAACTGAATTTGAATGGTTCCGTGCTCGGATGCTAGGTGGAAGGACCAATCACTGGGGCCGTATATCCCTAAGGATGGGACCAGATGATTTTAAGCCAACTGATGGAGTAACCGACGCTTGGCCGATTACTTACGAAGAAGTAAAGCCATTTTACGACCGTGTAGACCGTATGATCGGTATATATGGTACTGTAGAAGGAATTCACAATGAGCCTGATGGTATCTTTATGAAACCACCAAAGCCTCGTTTGAATGAGCTATATATTACCAAAGGAGCAAGGAAAGCTGGTGTTCCTGTAATTCCAGGTCGGGGTGCAGTATTGACAGAATCATCCCCTGAAATCAAAGGAAGAGGAACTTGTTTTTACTGTGGTCAATGTGGAAGATCTTGTAAAGTTTACGGTGATTTTTCGTCTTCATCTTGTTTAGTTATGCCAGCTATGAAGACTGGTAATCTGAAAGTTATAGACAATGCGATGGTTCGTGAAGTCTTGACCAATGATGAAGGCTTGGCAATCGGAGTTTCTTATGTAAATACGAAAGATTTGCAGGAATACTCAGTGAAAGGAAAAAAGGTAATCCTTGGTGCAAGTGCTTGTGAAAGTGCGAGATTATTGTTGAACTCAAAATCAAAAGCACATCCAGGAGGTATCGGTAATAGCAGTGGCTTGGTAGGAAAATATTTACATGATTCTACAGGTGCTAGTTTAGGTGGATTCTTACCGCAATTGTTGGATAGAAAGAGATACAATGAAGATGGGGCAGGAAGTGTCCATATTTTATTCACCATGGTGGGGAGACCACAGCAAATTAAATTTCCCTAG
- a CDS encoding GMC oxidoreductase: MGQEVSIFYSPWWGDHSKLNFPRGYHIEYGGGLHMPSYGFLNFVPNVNGMVPGRNGEKKEAGGYGAGLKDDYRRFYGANVGMAGRGTALARKENYCEIDPTRVDKYGIPVLRFNYKWADEEIQQAKHMQETFQSIMHEMGAIITSKIPGPETLYGLEAPGKIIHEGGTTRMGDDPKTSVLNKWGQAHDCKNVYVVDAGPFVQQGDKNLTWTILALSMRTAEYILEQNKKLA, translated from the coding sequence ATGGGGCAGGAAGTGTCCATATTTTATTCACCATGGTGGGGAGACCACAGCAAATTAAATTTCCCTAGAGGTTACCATATTGAATATGGTGGTGGTCTTCATATGCCATCCTATGGTTTCTTGAATTTTGTTCCGAATGTAAATGGAATGGTACCGGGAAGAAACGGTGAGAAGAAAGAAGCAGGTGGATATGGTGCTGGATTGAAGGATGATTATCGCCGTTTTTATGGTGCCAATGTTGGTATGGCGGGACGCGGTACTGCCTTAGCTCGTAAAGAAAATTACTGTGAAATTGATCCAACTCGTGTTGATAAATATGGTATTCCAGTTCTTCGATTCAACTATAAATGGGCGGATGAGGAAATTCAACAGGCTAAGCATATGCAGGAGACCTTCCAATCCATCATGCATGAAATGGGAGCTATCATAACTTCAAAAATTCCGGGTCCAGAAACACTATACGGGTTGGAAGCTCCAGGAAAGATAATACATGAAGGCGGAACCACTCGCATGGGCGATGACCCAAAGACCTCTGTATTGAACAAATGGGGGCAAGCGCATGATTGTAAAAATGTGTATGTGGTAGATGCTGGTCCTTTTGTGCAACAAGGAGATAAGAACCTGACTTGGACTATTTTGGCCTTGTCGATGCGTACTGCTGAATATATTTTAGAACAGAACAAGAAATTAGCATAA
- a CDS encoding gluconate 2-dehydrogenase subunit 3 family protein: MNRRDSLKALGLIAAGSGVLASACKDEKGQATKVATEGSSDMMPGVQEFEHKRTEALKAEKFFTEHEMATITVLADIIIPKDDVSGSASEAGVPAFIEFYVQRYSELSNSFERWIEMAGCAMPENLWKCLHQMQKRSTDSDD; the protein is encoded by the coding sequence ATGAATAGAAGAGATTCATTAAAAGCTTTAGGGTTAATTGCTGCAGGGTCAGGAGTTTTGGCCTCAGCCTGTAAAGATGAAAAAGGTCAAGCAACCAAGGTTGCGACCGAAGGTAGTTCAGATATGATGCCTGGTGTTCAGGAATTTGAACACAAAAGAACGGAAGCATTAAAAGCTGAGAAATTTTTCACGGAACATGAAATGGCCACAATTACAGTTTTGGCTGATATTATCATTCCCAAAGATGACGTTTCAGGTAGTGCTTCTGAGGCCGGTGTTCCTGCATTTATAGAGTTTTATGTCCAAAGATATTCCGAGCTATCAAACTCCTTTGAGAGGTGGATTGAAATGGCTGGATGTGCAATGCCAGAAAACTTATGGAAATGCCTTCATCAAATGCAAAAAAGATCAACAGATAGCGATGATTGA